A single genomic interval of Brevibacillus brevis harbors:
- a CDS encoding DEAD/DEAH box helicase produces MEMAKLADFWRLGIRKELIHALQENGITEPTPIQEQAIPVVLEGKDVISQAQTGTGKTLAFILPILEKVDPEAAHVQALILTPTRELALQITAEVKKLVAMLDDVHVLAVYGGQDVNQQLRKLAGKIQVVIATPGRLLDHLRRGTIDLSQVSMFVLDEADQMLHMGFLPEVEDIMAKTPFEKQIMLFSATMSEQVQSLAKRFMQKPENIKVQGKRITLDDIRQIVVETTDRAKQATLCSLLDEERPFLAVIFCRTKRRASKLNAALQGLDYMSDELHGDLSQAKREDVMKRFREARIQYLVATDVAARGLDVEGVTHVFNYDIPEDVDSYIHRIGRTGRAKEKGTAFTLVAGKDWGQLREIEEGINLSLERREMDRGEPGDQKKQTRQQRSEADRSGKDERRGDKQGRGKGKPSERSKQGSGERRRDGEGRQQKSGGFERKPKERDRAAGGFDRKPKERDRAAGGFDRKPKDSNRAAGGTGRKPKEGNRAASGFDRKSSGSSKKPVPAQRSSARPNAKPGKRTSSAPANRTSRKKSR; encoded by the coding sequence ATGGAGATGGCGAAACTGGCTGATTTTTGGAGATTGGGAATTCGCAAGGAATTGATACATGCCCTGCAAGAGAACGGGATTACGGAACCGACACCGATTCAGGAACAAGCAATCCCTGTCGTACTCGAAGGAAAAGATGTAATCTCGCAAGCGCAGACGGGAACGGGAAAGACACTTGCATTTATTTTGCCGATCTTGGAAAAGGTTGATCCGGAAGCAGCGCATGTTCAGGCATTGATTTTGACGCCTACGCGAGAGCTTGCCCTGCAAATTACAGCAGAGGTGAAGAAGCTTGTAGCGATGCTGGATGACGTGCATGTGCTTGCTGTTTATGGTGGACAAGATGTCAATCAGCAACTGAGAAAGCTGGCTGGAAAAATACAAGTAGTCATCGCTACGCCGGGGCGTTTGTTGGACCATCTGCGCAGAGGGACGATCGATTTATCGCAGGTATCGATGTTTGTCCTGGATGAGGCGGATCAAATGCTGCACATGGGGTTTTTGCCCGAGGTAGAGGATATTATGGCCAAAACACCTTTCGAAAAGCAGATCATGCTGTTTTCGGCCACCATGTCGGAACAGGTGCAATCACTTGCAAAGCGCTTTATGCAAAAGCCAGAAAATATCAAAGTTCAGGGCAAACGCATCACGCTAGACGATATTCGCCAAATCGTGGTGGAAACGACAGACCGTGCGAAGCAAGCCACGCTGTGCAGTCTCTTGGATGAAGAACGTCCGTTTCTCGCGGTGATCTTTTGCCGGACGAAGCGCAGAGCGAGTAAGTTGAATGCTGCGTTGCAAGGTTTAGACTATATGTCTGACGAGCTGCACGGCGATTTGTCACAGGCGAAGCGCGAGGATGTCATGAAGCGTTTCCGCGAAGCCAGGATTCAGTACTTGGTCGCAACTGATGTGGCAGCGCGCGGGCTTGATGTAGAGGGAGTTACGCACGTTTTCAATTACGACATTCCAGAAGATGTAGACAGCTATATACACCGGATCGGTCGAACGGGACGAGCCAAGGAAAAAGGAACGGCGTTCACGCTGGTGGCGGGGAAGGATTGGGGGCAACTCAGGGAGATTGAAGAAGGGATCAATCTGTCTCTGGAGCGGCGTGAAATGGATCGTGGGGAACCGGGCGATCAAAAGAAACAGACACGACAGCAAAGGTCTGAGGCTGATCGATCCGGGAAGGATGAGCGTCGCGGGGACAAGCAAGGTAGAGGCAAAGGGAAGCCGTCTGAGCGAAGCAAGCAAGGCTCTGGGGAACGCCGAAGAGATGGGGAAGGGCGTCAACAAAAGAGCGGCGGTTTTGAGCGCAAGCCGAAGGAACGTGACCGAGCAGCAGGCGGTTTCGATCGCAAGCCGAAGGAACGTGACCGAGCAGCAGGCGGTTTTGATCGCAAGCCGAAGGACAGTAACCGAGCAGCAGGCGGTACTGGACGTAAGCCGAAGGAAGGAAACCGTGCAGCAAGTGGTTTTGATCGCAAGTCTAGCGGCTCTAGCAAGAAGCCAGTACCTGCACAACGCAGTTCAGCCCGTCCGAATGCAAAACCAGGCAAAAGGACAAGCTCTGCTCCTGCAAATCGTACTTCTCGCAAAAAATCCAGATAG
- a CDS encoding class I SAM-dependent methyltransferase, translating to MALLEWTGERIIPKLLKPTNGMLMEHIARYYFAAPYVKGRVLDIACGTGYGCHMIAKDRKRELTEMIGVDNDEATIFYANREYNHQKITYQQGDALDPALPEQLGLFDTILSFETIEHVADDLLFMDNLYRMLKPGGTLVLSSPFGRGRGMQTSEPFHVHQLTPEEFAELFVRYSDVDMYYQRGVTFEKTPRDGVRYFIGMAVCTK from the coding sequence ATGGCTTTGCTGGAATGGACAGGGGAGAGAATCATCCCCAAGCTGTTAAAACCTACGAATGGCATGCTGATGGAGCATATAGCCAGATATTATTTTGCCGCTCCTTATGTAAAAGGTCGAGTGCTGGATATCGCTTGCGGTACCGGCTACGGATGTCATATGATCGCAAAGGATCGAAAACGAGAGCTGACGGAAATGATCGGAGTCGACAACGATGAGGCGACGATATTTTACGCCAATCGGGAATACAACCATCAAAAGATTACGTATCAGCAGGGTGACGCGCTTGATCCGGCGCTTCCCGAGCAATTGGGATTGTTTGATACGATTTTGAGCTTTGAGACTATTGAGCATGTCGCAGACGATTTGCTGTTTATGGATAACTTGTACCGGATGCTGAAGCCAGGTGGTACGCTTGTGCTGTCCAGTCCATTTGGCAGAGGGCGGGGCATGCAGACGAGTGAGCCCTTCCATGTTCATCAGCTAACGCCGGAAGAGTTCGCGGAGCTGTTTGTACGCTATTCTGACGTGGATATGTACTATCAGAGAGGCGTTACGTTTGAAAAAACACCCCGAGATGGCGTACGGTACTTTATCGGCATGGCAGTATGTACGAAATAA
- a CDS encoding response regulator transcription factor: protein MTKYQVLVVDDEAEIRDAIEIYLKNESMTVFKASNGLEALEVLENEEIQLILMDIMMPKMDGMTATFQIRQKKNIPIIMLSAKSEDTDKILGLNIGADDYVTKPFNPLELIARVKSQLRRFTNLGSAQMTEDEIQVRGLTLNKSTKNVAIDGNEVRLTATEYKILELLMENKGRVFSIEEIYERVWKEPYMNAENTVAVHVRRIREKIEINPKEPKYLKVVWGIGYKIEK, encoded by the coding sequence ATGACCAAATATCAAGTCCTCGTAGTCGACGACGAGGCTGAAATCCGCGACGCAATCGAAATCTATCTCAAAAATGAATCCATGACCGTATTCAAGGCTAGCAATGGACTGGAAGCGTTGGAAGTACTGGAGAATGAAGAGATCCAACTCATCCTGATGGACATCATGATGCCCAAAATGGACGGGATGACCGCCACCTTTCAAATTCGCCAGAAAAAAAACATCCCGATCATCATGCTCTCTGCCAAATCAGAGGATACCGATAAAATCCTCGGGCTCAACATCGGTGCTGATGACTACGTGACGAAGCCTTTTAATCCCTTGGAGTTGATCGCCAGGGTCAAATCTCAGTTAAGACGTTTTACCAATCTGGGAAGCGCTCAAATGACAGAGGATGAGATTCAGGTACGCGGCTTGACCTTGAACAAAAGCACAAAAAATGTAGCGATTGACGGTAACGAGGTCAGGCTGACAGCTACCGAATATAAAATCCTGGAGCTGTTGATGGAAAACAAGGGCCGCGTTTTTTCAATCGAGGAAATTTATGAACGGGTCTGGAAAGAGCCTTATATGAACGCGGAAAACACGGTGGCTGTCCACGTGAGACGCATTCGGGAAAAAATAGAGATCAACCCGAAGGAACCTAAATACTTGAAGGTGGTATGGGGAATTGGATACAAAATCGAAAAATAA
- a CDS encoding sensor histidine kinase, translated as MDTKSKNKRFAVPVLIVMIVSISLALLTMADLYHKRENLQEDNYFQSSGFNRELETFAELVKNVHVDYASYTPGKLDEKTANQLKKEHEETLRSMKENNKLSDMIEEAKRDGDNERVAKLTEELSQNLQEDINNATSQYQDQVNNRIAERDAEYEERKNSLTLRSGSFKYYVTDKKNNKVYTNLPQEPTDWELARYARHTINLPNTNGDLESINRTYQLNQLSGIFYVPKEPDGYSQVHTDALYYDSIRERLIGEFVLLGGTLLILALCYWYFPVSKALEVPIVAKSMALFRFIPLDIRMALSFVLGITYFIMIANMRFFFLPIDGDHFFTLAFVSLFTAYLLLQFMEAWLMYNQPERFTQQWQKSILARQRVLLQESYTNRGMFFKVSTLFILTVVFGMSIGFGFVGLIEGAGGLLFFSFLYGMFYMIVVFPYSLRRLGLMNRIMQGASEMAGGNLNTTIQKVKKGKLSDLAHSLNNITKGLKHAMEEQMKSERMKSELITNVSHDLKTPLTSIINYVTLLKQENLTPEERKSYVDVLDRKADRLRVLIDDLFDAAKMSSGAVELNIEQVNVASLLNQSIAEFSDKIEQSTLTFRVTTEQPKIVAPLDGKKTWRVFENLIGNALKYSMPNTRVLIHLAETQDEVILTFKNVSAYEIDFDAQELFERFKRADQSRHTEGSGLGLAIAKSIVELQGGRLSIDIDGDYFKVIVVFRKHA; from the coding sequence TTGGATACAAAATCGAAAAATAAACGCTTTGCGGTGCCCGTGCTCATTGTTATGATCGTGAGTATTTCGCTCGCTCTCCTGACCATGGCCGATCTGTACCATAAGCGAGAGAATCTCCAAGAGGATAATTACTTTCAAAGCTCAGGCTTCAATCGTGAATTAGAGACATTTGCCGAGCTGGTGAAAAACGTTCATGTAGATTATGCAAGCTACACTCCAGGAAAGCTCGACGAGAAGACAGCGAATCAGCTCAAAAAAGAGCATGAGGAGACCCTCCGGTCGATGAAAGAAAATAACAAGCTGTCCGATATGATAGAAGAAGCAAAAAGAGATGGTGACAATGAGAGAGTCGCCAAGTTAACCGAAGAGCTTTCACAAAACTTACAAGAAGACATCAATAACGCAACGTCTCAATATCAAGACCAGGTGAACAACAGAATCGCCGAAAGAGATGCCGAGTACGAGGAACGAAAAAACAGCCTCACCCTTCGAAGTGGCTCCTTCAAATACTATGTCACCGATAAAAAGAACAACAAAGTTTACACCAATCTCCCACAAGAACCTACAGATTGGGAACTGGCCCGATATGCGCGCCATACAATCAACCTCCCAAATACGAACGGGGATTTAGAAAGCATCAATCGCACTTATCAACTGAATCAACTAAGTGGCATCTTTTATGTCCCAAAAGAACCAGACGGATATAGTCAGGTCCACACAGATGCACTTTACTACGATTCCATTCGGGAGCGACTGATTGGCGAGTTTGTCCTGCTCGGGGGCACTTTGCTCATCCTTGCACTCTGCTACTGGTATTTTCCAGTCAGCAAAGCGTTGGAAGTACCGATTGTAGCAAAAAGCATGGCACTGTTCCGCTTTATCCCGTTGGATATTCGGATGGCACTGTCGTTCGTACTTGGCATTACGTATTTCATTATGATCGCAAACATGCGCTTTTTCTTCTTGCCAATTGATGGTGATCATTTCTTCACCCTTGCGTTCGTTTCGTTGTTTACTGCTTACCTGCTTCTACAATTCATGGAGGCATGGCTTATGTACAACCAACCTGAGAGATTTACGCAGCAGTGGCAAAAGAGTATCCTCGCCAGACAACGTGTCCTTCTGCAAGAAAGCTACACCAATCGTGGCATGTTCTTCAAAGTATCCACGTTGTTCATCCTGACTGTCGTGTTCGGAATGAGTATCGGTTTCGGATTCGTCGGGCTCATCGAAGGAGCTGGCGGCTTACTGTTTTTCAGCTTTTTGTATGGCATGTTTTACATGATCGTGGTTTTCCCATACTCGCTTAGACGCTTGGGACTGATGAACCGCATCATGCAAGGTGCCTCCGAAATGGCTGGAGGCAATCTGAACACTACGATCCAGAAGGTAAAAAAAGGGAAGCTGTCTGATCTCGCGCACTCTCTCAATAACATCACAAAGGGTCTCAAGCACGCGATGGAAGAGCAGATGAAAAGCGAGCGTATGAAATCTGAATTGATCACCAATGTTTCCCATGATTTGAAAACACCGCTGACGTCGATTATCAACTATGTTACCCTGCTCAAACAAGAAAACTTGACACCTGAGGAACGCAAGAGCTACGTCGATGTCTTGGATCGCAAGGCAGATCGACTGCGCGTTCTCATCGATGACCTGTTTGACGCAGCCAAAATGTCCAGCGGTGCGGTGGAACTGAATATCGAGCAAGTGAATGTAGCCTCCCTGCTCAACCAATCCATTGCAGAATTCAGTGACAAAATCGAGCAATCGACGCTCACTTTCCGCGTAACGACGGAGCAGCCAAAGATCGTCGCTCCTCTGGATGGCAAGAAAACGTGGCGTGTATTCGAGAATCTGATTGGCAACGCCCTGAAGTATTCCATGCCGAATACACGCGTCCTGATTCATTTGGCAGAGACACAGGATGAGGTCATCCTGACGTTCAAAAATGTCTCCGCCTACGAAATCGACTTTGATGCACAGGAACTGTTTGAACGGTTCAAGCGCGCCGATCAATCCCGTCATACCGAAGGCTCCGGCCTCGGCTTGGCTATCGCAAAAAGCATCGTAGAATTGCAAGGTGGCAGGCTGTCGATCGATATTGATGGCGATTACTTCAAAGTCATCGTTGTATTCCGCAAACACGCTTAA
- a CDS encoding HPr family phosphocarrier protein: MIRMNLEVAVSGGLHARPASVLVNLLNQYSSSVKMIYNDKQANGKSILSVMALGVKTGDEIMFEVEGADEQEVAASIESLFERNFAI; the protein is encoded by the coding sequence TTGATCCGAATGAATCTGGAAGTAGCCGTGAGTGGAGGTCTCCATGCTCGCCCTGCTTCTGTCTTGGTGAACCTGCTCAATCAATACAGCTCGTCGGTCAAGATGATCTACAATGACAAGCAGGCTAATGGCAAAAGCATCCTCAGTGTAATGGCTCTGGGGGTAAAGACCGGAGATGAAATTATGTTTGAGGTGGAGGGGGCCGATGAGCAAGAGGTGGCTGCCAGTATTGAGTCCCTATTTGAAAGGAACTTTGCCATCTAA
- a CDS encoding Cof-type HAD-IIB family hydrolase, whose translation MKYKLLALDVDGTILMSNHTLSKVTEQAISQLVKQGVHVTLATGRAYPSAKSLAQQFQISAPLVSHDGAYVADPKTDQVLYVQRIPYEIAARITDILVSHGLDVMLLHESYAVTNRTWKWTDLFPLLNAWTLRQLWKNQYPIRIQASRLIAGYVRKHEVCAPKIFVTGDEKRLLAARQELEKAELSGIRVTASGANNLEILPVGISKASGLAVVSERLAIQPDEIVAVGDNYNDAEMLQFAGMGVAMGNAPDDLKQLARHVTETNDRHGVAEVIEKFFL comes from the coding sequence GTGAAATACAAACTCCTCGCCTTGGATGTGGACGGAACGATTTTGATGTCGAATCATACCTTATCCAAAGTAACAGAGCAGGCCATTAGCCAGTTAGTGAAGCAAGGTGTCCACGTCACACTGGCAACCGGCAGGGCATACCCATCGGCCAAATCGTTGGCACAGCAGTTCCAGATCAGCGCACCACTTGTTTCCCATGATGGCGCATACGTTGCAGATCCCAAGACGGATCAAGTGCTGTATGTACAGCGTATTCCGTATGAGATCGCGGCGAGGATTACAGATATACTTGTATCGCATGGCTTGGATGTCATGCTGCTGCATGAGTCTTATGCTGTCACGAATCGCACGTGGAAATGGACGGACTTGTTTCCGTTGTTGAATGCCTGGACACTGCGCCAGCTCTGGAAAAATCAATACCCGATCAGAATCCAGGCTTCGCGGTTGATAGCGGGATACGTTCGAAAACATGAAGTGTGTGCTCCGAAAATATTCGTCACGGGCGACGAGAAGCGCCTGTTGGCAGCAAGACAAGAGCTGGAGAAAGCCGAGCTTTCGGGGATTCGCGTGACGGCTTCGGGCGCAAATAATTTGGAAATATTGCCTGTGGGTATCTCCAAGGCAAGCGGTCTTGCGGTAGTGAGTGAGAGACTTGCGATTCAGCCTGACGAGATCGTTGCTGTAGGCGACAATTACAATGATGCAGAGATGCTCCAATTCGCCGGAATGGGTGTGGCGATGGGCAATGCTCCTGACGATCTGAAACAGCTAGCTCGGCATGTCACGGAAACGAACGATCGGCATGGGGTGGCAGAGGTCATTGAGAAGTTTTTTCTGTAA
- a CDS encoding 6-phospho-beta-glucosidase yields the protein MSGIKIVTIGGGSSYTPELVEGFIKRYDELPVRELWLVDIPEGEKKLQTVGALAKRMVEKAGVPIEIHLTMDRRKALAGADFVTTQMRVGLLDARIKDERIPLKYGVIGQETNGPGGLFKGLRTIPVIMDICRDMEELCPDAWLINFTNPAGMVTEAVLRYTNRKKVIGLCNVPIGMKMGVATVLGVEQSRVHIDFAGLNHMIFGLGVYLDGENVISQVIDKITGDQSGITMQNILDLGWDKDFSKALGILPCPYHRYYYQTSTMLEHELEEAEQKGTRAEVVKQVEAELFALYEDPDLDIKPPQLEKRGGAYYSEAACNLIYSIYNDKRDIQTVNVRNNGAIASIPDDSAVEVNCVITREGPIPLAVGDLPVPVRGLVQQIKSFERVAAEAAVTGDYHKALLAMNINPLVSSDVIAKKILDEMLEAHKEHLPQFFKPVT from the coding sequence ATGAGCGGAATCAAAATTGTAACGATCGGTGGAGGGTCTAGCTATACACCTGAGCTGGTGGAAGGCTTTATCAAGCGCTACGATGAGTTGCCCGTCCGAGAGTTGTGGCTGGTGGATATTCCGGAGGGCGAGAAAAAGCTGCAAACAGTAGGCGCCCTGGCAAAAAGGATGGTAGAGAAAGCAGGGGTGCCTATCGAGATCCATTTGACGATGGATCGGCGAAAAGCACTTGCGGGCGCAGATTTTGTTACGACGCAAATGCGCGTGGGTCTGTTGGATGCGCGGATCAAGGATGAGCGTATTCCTTTGAAATACGGAGTAATCGGTCAGGAAACCAATGGTCCCGGCGGATTGTTCAAAGGCTTGCGTACCATTCCGGTCATTATGGACATTTGTCGTGACATGGAAGAGCTATGTCCGGATGCTTGGCTGATTAACTTCACGAATCCGGCGGGTATGGTCACAGAGGCAGTGCTACGATATACCAACCGCAAAAAGGTTATTGGACTGTGTAATGTACCTATCGGGATGAAAATGGGTGTTGCTACTGTTTTGGGCGTCGAGCAGTCACGGGTTCATATTGATTTTGCCGGATTGAATCATATGATCTTCGGACTGGGTGTGTACCTGGATGGGGAAAACGTCATTTCCCAGGTAATCGATAAGATAACGGGCGACCAATCGGGTATTACGATGCAAAACATTTTGGACCTTGGTTGGGATAAAGATTTCAGCAAAGCATTGGGGATTCTCCCTTGCCCGTATCATCGTTACTACTACCAGACCAGCACGATGCTGGAGCATGAGCTGGAAGAAGCGGAGCAGAAGGGTACGCGAGCTGAAGTGGTCAAGCAGGTGGAAGCAGAGCTATTTGCACTCTATGAAGACCCAGACTTAGATATCAAGCCTCCGCAGTTGGAGAAGCGTGGCGGGGCCTATTACAGTGAGGCTGCCTGCAATCTGATTTACTCCATTTACAACGACAAGCGCGATATTCAGACGGTAAATGTTCGCAACAATGGAGCGATTGCCAGCATTCCGGATGATTCGGCAGTCGAAGTGAACTGCGTCATTACAAGAGAAGGACCGATTCCTTTGGCTGTTGGTGATTTGCCTGTTCCCGTGCGTGGACTCGTACAGCAAATCAAATCGTTTGAGCGAGTGGCAGCCGAGGCGGCTGTAACGGGTGATTACCATAAAGCGCTACTGGCGATGAATATTAACCCGCTGGTATCGTCTGACGTGATCGCCAAAAAAATACTCGATGAGATGCTGGAGGCGCACAAGGAGCATCTGCCCCAGTTTTTCAAGCCCGTCACATAA
- a CDS encoding PTS lactose/cellobiose transporter subunit IIA: protein MDHTDVIFQLILHGGNARSLAMEAIALAKNRDMSGAEDALKRAGEELGRAHQNQTALIQKEIAGEKTEISMLLIHAQDHLMNAITVKDLATEFVELYSQIHEGKEAGV, encoded by the coding sequence ATGGACCATACAGACGTTATTTTTCAACTAATACTTCACGGAGGAAACGCGCGGAGTCTGGCAATGGAAGCGATCGCTCTGGCTAAAAATAGAGACATGTCAGGTGCAGAGGATGCGTTGAAGCGTGCAGGAGAAGAGCTCGGTCGTGCACACCAAAATCAAACGGCACTTATCCAAAAGGAGATAGCAGGCGAAAAGACTGAGATCAGCATGCTCTTGATTCACGCCCAGGATCATTTGATGAACGCGATAACAGTCAAGGATTTGGCTACGGAGTTTGTAGAGCTTTACAGCCAAATCCATGAAGGCAAGGAGGCAGGAGTATGA
- the chbG gene encoding chitin disaccharide deacetylase, with protein sequence MKLIVNADDFGYSKGVNLGIVEAHREGVVTSATLMVNMEGFEHAVGLAKEHPTLGVGIHLVLTCGTPVSQDVPSLTDGEGRFRRGQDHLVSAAPEEIERELRTQLERFVASGLKLTHIDSHHHVHAHPAVLPIVLKLAEEYRVPVRYPWMSGTQEQRDQSSVLTTEGFSHHFYGDDLTVQSFVRIVEDMADYPVVEIMTHPAYLDEAVLTGSSYAKQRTTELKILTAAELKQYIRDQKIQLVTFSELG encoded by the coding sequence ATGAAACTGATTGTGAATGCAGACGATTTTGGGTATTCCAAAGGCGTCAATCTGGGCATCGTCGAAGCACATCGGGAAGGAGTCGTTACTTCTGCGACCTTGATGGTCAATATGGAGGGGTTCGAGCACGCTGTAGGACTGGCCAAAGAACATCCAACGCTCGGAGTGGGCATTCATCTGGTACTCACATGCGGAACGCCAGTTAGTCAGGATGTACCATCGCTAACGGACGGAGAGGGGCGTTTTCGGCGCGGGCAAGATCATTTGGTTTCTGCTGCACCGGAGGAGATCGAGCGGGAGCTGCGGACGCAATTGGAGAGATTCGTGGCGTCGGGGCTCAAGCTGACCCATATCGACAGCCACCACCATGTACATGCACATCCAGCCGTTTTGCCGATTGTTCTGAAGCTGGCAGAGGAATATAGAGTGCCAGTTCGCTATCCGTGGATGTCGGGGACACAGGAGCAGCGAGACCAGTCGAGTGTTTTGACGACAGAAGGCTTTTCTCATCATTTTTATGGAGATGACCTAACCGTACAATCCTTCGTCAGGATCGTAGAGGATATGGCAGATTATCCTGTAGTTGAGATCATGACGCACCCTGCTTATTTGGACGAAGCGGTACTGACAGGCAGTTCGTACGCAAAGCAACGAACCACAGAATTGAAAATTTTAACGGCAGCAGAGTTAAAGCAATACATTCGTGATCAAAAAATACAGCTCGTGACTTTTAGCGAACTTGGATAG
- the celB gene encoding PTS cellobiose transporter subunit IIC, whose protein sequence is MRMGGFVSFMENRMMPIAGKMAEQKHLQAIRDGIILTLPLLIIGSLFLIIGFIPIPGYDEFMGGIFGEKWRTKLLYPVGATFDVMGLIVSFGVAYRLAEKYKVDPLSAGAISVASFLLATPYKVMFTPEGASAAQEVGGVIPVTLMGSQGLFVAMILAILGTEIYRKIIQMKIVISMPPGVPPAVSRSFVALIPAGAVLIVVWLIRILLENTSFESIHNIVKDLLVGPLSVVGSSLIGAIICVLLIHILWAVGLHGAAIVGGIMSPIWLTLMDQNRAAFQANPNGELPNVVTTQFFDMWIYAGGSGATLALVVLMVFMARSKQMKNIGRLSLGPGLFNINEPVIFGMPIVMNPLLIIPFVITPVILVIISYFAMSLGWVAKPSGVSVPWTTPLFVSGYLATGGKVSGMVLQAVNFIISLAIYYPFFRLWDKQKVSEEKAGTASNTAVTM, encoded by the coding sequence ATGCGTATGGGCGGATTTGTTTCATTTATGGAAAACCGCATGATGCCGATAGCAGGGAAAATGGCGGAACAAAAGCATCTGCAGGCCATTCGTGACGGAATTATCCTTACTTTGCCTTTGTTGATCATTGGTTCACTGTTCCTCATCATTGGCTTCATACCTATACCTGGTTATGATGAATTCATGGGCGGTATTTTCGGCGAAAAATGGCGGACGAAGCTGCTGTATCCGGTAGGCGCTACTTTTGACGTCATGGGATTGATTGTCAGTTTTGGCGTCGCCTACCGACTAGCAGAGAAATACAAGGTCGATCCGCTGTCGGCTGGAGCGATTTCTGTTGCTTCCTTCTTGCTCGCGACTCCGTATAAAGTAATGTTCACCCCTGAGGGAGCGAGTGCAGCCCAAGAGGTAGGCGGAGTCATTCCCGTTACATTGATGGGTAGTCAGGGATTGTTCGTTGCCATGATATTGGCGATATTAGGAACCGAGATTTATCGCAAAATCATCCAAATGAAAATCGTCATCTCCATGCCACCCGGCGTTCCCCCTGCTGTTTCCCGCTCTTTTGTGGCATTGATCCCTGCGGGTGCTGTGCTTATCGTTGTCTGGCTGATTCGGATTCTGCTGGAAAACACTTCTTTCGAGAGTATTCATAATATTGTAAAAGATCTGCTTGTCGGACCATTGAGTGTGGTTGGCAGCAGCTTGATTGGCGCCATCATCTGCGTGTTGCTTATTCATATACTCTGGGCTGTTGGTTTGCATGGTGCCGCGATAGTCGGTGGCATTATGAGTCCCATCTGGCTGACACTGATGGACCAGAACAGAGCAGCGTTTCAGGCAAATCCGAACGGTGAATTGCCGAACGTCGTCACCACGCAATTTTTTGACATGTGGATATATGCAGGGGGATCAGGTGCCACTTTGGCTCTCGTTGTCCTGATGGTATTCATGGCGCGAAGCAAACAGATGAAAAACATCGGTAGACTCTCGCTCGGACCTGGTTTGTTTAACATCAATGAACCGGTCATCTTCGGAATGCCGATCGTCATGAACCCGCTCTTGATTATTCCGTTTGTGATTACCCCTGTCATATTGGTTATTATCAGCTATTTTGCGATGTCACTCGGATGGGTAGCAAAGCCAAGCGGGGTATCTGTTCCGTGGACGACACCATTATTTGTGAGCGGATATTTGGCTACAGGCGGAAAAGTATCGGGGATGGTTCTTCAAGCGGTGAACTTCATCATCTCGCTTGCGATCTACTATCCGTTCTTCCGCTTGTGGGATAAACAAAAGGTCAGTGAAGAAAAAGCTGGTACTGCTTCCAATACAGCTGTGACTATGTAA
- a CDS encoding PTS sugar transporter subunit IIB — MNILLCCAAGMSTSLLVQKMEEAAREKGLDAKIWAVSADEVKNHIDQAAVLLLGPQVRYKLTEMKKEGASRGIPVDVISTVDYGTLNGKNVLEFALRLKQ, encoded by the coding sequence ATGAATATTTTATTGTGTTGCGCAGCGGGTATGTCGACAAGCTTGCTGGTTCAAAAAATGGAGGAGGCTGCCAGAGAAAAAGGGTTGGACGCTAAAATATGGGCAGTTTCCGCAGATGAAGTAAAAAATCATATTGATCAAGCAGCAGTGCTCTTGTTGGGGCCACAAGTACGTTACAAGCTGACAGAGATGAAAAAAGAAGGGGCATCCAGAGGAATTCCTGTAGACGTAATCAGCACGGTCGATTACGGAACGTTGAACGGGAAAAACGTGCTTGAGTTTGCACTTCGTCTAAAACAGTAG